ATTTTGAGAAAATGAGATTTTGATTGCAACTTCGCGAACCGACGATGAAGTTTAACTATATTAAGGAAAAGTATATTAGATTTGCATGTTAAaccaatagaaaaatatcgcatatataaattgtataaattcaGTGTATATAAATGCATGTCCGATTACCATTGTACGTCACACACTgtctattatatttacaatattgcaGCTAATATTTTCCAGTAGAAACACAGAGTAAATTATCTCTTTAGTAGAAAAGTTTTTATGAagttttgatgaaattttttgataatattttgttaaattttgagTTTGGAACATTTTAACCAgtgaatttcattaaaattttataatacatgtattagcttcaatataatgtttttaatttgtcattgcGGAGTATTTGCGACTTTTTGTTaccattttcaataaaatttccttttttttattaaatataatttattgaaattttattaaactttattaaattcccattaaaatgtttttttttaattattagaagaGATATAATGAtctcttcaataaaataattaaaatttcattaaaattttatcaaaacgtTGGGAAATTATATTGTGCAATACTCAtagctttaatttaatttcctttAGAATGATTTAGTATCTAATGAgagttgaatttgatttaattgcCGGTTCTGTCATGCGTCATTTCCGCTAATGGACGGAAGTGGACTCGCCTGCTTTAACCTCGCGGTCACGTGACTGTTGCAACCATGATTTGCAACTGCATATCGCTGTCGCCGCGCTCAGGTCGCTCAGGATTGTTGTGACAGTGGCGAGGACGTCAAAACTCGTTAACAGATTGTAAACAAACTGGACCGGCGCACTGAACATTTCATCATACGGGCTGATAGCTGATACGGGCTTTGCTCTCCTCcgttttatttacacataagCAGTCAAAATGCCGGTCCAGAAGGATTCCAATATCGTGAAAATTGCCGTCCAGATGACCGATCAGGTTCCACAGCTCATCGAGTTCAATCAGAAACAACCTTTAGCCGGAATTATCCAGGTACAATCGACATAATCTCATCAGATGTTTCGCATGATGTAGTAATTCAGTAATTATAAAGGATCTGAATCGATCCTCCAGTTTTCGAAGTTTTTCTCGCGAACAAAGCGTCTTGAAGATTGAGGATTGTGAATAGGAgattaaaatttgaccactcgaaacgaaataaattaaaattaaggtAATTATTGAGTTTAGACCCAAATCACTATTTAAGGTGATGGgtctaaactaaataattacctcactttcaattatattattggcATTTCAAACATATCCTGTGTAAGAAAGCtaggaaataaatttattttaatttcaggaATTATGCAATGGATGGGGTTTGTCTGATGCGGAGTCGTACTCTTTGCAATTTTCGGAAAACAATAATCAGAATTACATCAcagagaaaaatagaaatgagGTGAAAAATGGCAGTATTCTTAGATTAGAGTTTTCGCCATCAAAAACGGCGAGTGATATTTTGATCAAACTCAATAATGGGACAGCGGAGGAAAAGGTAGTAGCTCTGCAGAAGCTAAGCACACTCAGCATAGACATGACTTTTGCACtggaatttataaataagaaggGATtggcattaattatttcacaggtatcagaattttttatgcaaaaatataatgtaatgacttgtgttaattattcatatttcttacATAATGACTACTTTATTAGGTGGAAGGTGGAAAATATAAGGGAAACGCGCTGGCATATTCTCTTCAGTCGTTTGTGGAATTGATGGATCATGGAATTGTATCATGGGATATTCTGGAAACGccctttattaataaagtggCAAGTTACGTGAATAATCAATCGATTACTCAGGACACTAGTATAGTTGAGGCTTCTCTAAGCATTTTAGAGAATATAGTTCTAAATTCCACTGGAAAATATGGACAAGTGGAAAAAGAAGTTACCTTTCCCAATCTTGTGATGCATTTGCAGTGCATGAATCCTCAAATTCAACAAAACGCGATAGCTTTGATAAATGCACTCTTTTTGAAGGCTGATCTGCACAAAAGGCGAGCTGTTTCTGCTACCCTACAATCCAAACAAGTCAGAAATGTGTTCTTGACAAATGTTATACAATCTACTGGACaggtacaataaatttatatatatatatatatatatatatatatatatatatatatacatacatacatacacacacatatatatacacaatagaataatttttttagtagactTACGTTTATCTCTTCATGATTGgagaagttaatttaaaacaattaaaacaatcCATGTAAGTTTGCTAAATATTGTGAACTAAGATGGCAGATTTGTTTGTTATATTTGATcatcaaaataaacatttgttttgaATTACCTTAGTTCTGTATTTCAAATATCAAGCTATAacagaatttttgtttttattggtGTATTTTCAATTAGAGTTATTTCTAATTGATGAACCTGTTTTTATTGTTCTAAAAATATCCCGCTTTCACAGGTCGGAGCGGAAATGGCTCATCAGCTCTATGTACTGCAGACGCTAATGTTAAGTCTCTTGGAACAACGAATGATGACGAAGATGGATCCCCAGGATCAAGATGCGcacgataaaattaaagaacttCGAAGAATCGCCTTTGATACGGAAGGTGCAAATAGTGGTGATGTGGCTCGTAAACAGGGACTGTTCGCTAAAGATTACAAGAAATTGGGCTTCAAGTATGACATCAATCCTGCTCTTGACTTTACCGAGACTCCACCAGGGATGCTTGCATTGGACTGTATGGTATATTTCGCTCGTAATCATACTGAAGCTTACACGAAGGTCGTTCTCGAGAACTCTTGCAGAGCAGACGAGCACGAATGTCCTTTTGGCAGAACAAGTGTGGAACTTGTTAAATTGCTTTGCGAGGTAAGGCAGATTTTCAAGGGctttgaattataatatatttaatgctgGACGTAATATGTACAATggatgaatattttaattaggtGTTACGCATTGGTGAAGCTCCTAGTGAACAGGGTCAGTCTTATCATCCGATGTTCTTTACGCACGATCACCcattcgaagaattttactgcGTTTGCATAGTTCTGCTGAATAAGACGTGGAAGGAAATGAGAGCTACTACCGAAGACTTCGTTAAAGTCTTCTCTGTTGTGCGCGAGCAGATTACCAGAGCGCTTCAATGCAAACCTACAGGACTGGATAAGTTCAAAAACAAGTTGCAACAGTTGCCTTATTCGACCATTACGAACCTTTGGCAACAGGAAAGGACAAATCGGGAGGAATGGGAAAGCCATGCGAGGCCAATTGTTGAACTCAGAGAACAGATTACTCCTGAAATCTTAGATCTGATTCAGCAGCAGCGATTAGGATTTTTAGTGCAGGGTACTCGCTTTATGAAATATAGTGCCAGAGGACAGGTATgtgccattttttaaaataagatgcGCTCAATgttacgtataaataattataagaaaatattgacattatagcgaattaaagataaattttggtACGTTCGCTTATCGCCAAATCACAAAGTCTTCCATTACGGAGACTGCGACGAGAAATCAATGCCAACGATAGACGAACTTCCTACAAAACTAGCGGTGGTCGAGATTCGAGGATTACTGATCGGTAGGGATTGTCCGCATATGAAAGATTTACAAAGACGAAAAACTACGCATCAGTTAGCGTTCTCATTGGCTCTGGACTCTGTTGAAGTATCTAGTCTCGATTTCGTCGCTCCGGACGAACAGGTTTTCGATTATTGGACCGATGGCATCAATGCTTTACTCGGTGCGTCGCAAATTCTTTCTATTATacttatgtatacatatatgacacatgagtgaatttttacttgttttttttttaataggaaACAGAATGACTAGTAAAGAAGCTGAAAATGACTTGGAGACTTTATTATCCatggatattaaattaagattgtTAGATGCCGAAGGGATCGACATTCCGCAAGATCCACCTGCGATTCCCGAACCACCTCCAAATTATGACTTTTGCTAtgaattaaagtaaaaactgTAAGTGGTGTTTATTCATCTATTGGTGTTGccatacataatttataatttgcatcatgtattaatttttttataagcatTAAGCCATTAATCTATATAcgtaattatcaatttttatattttttctgactTAACTGATACATTGCTATGgtacaaattgtaattttcctATCTGGATCGTAATTTTCTATCATGCACTTTAATGACACggaaaattgcaatattttaccaaagaaacattttaaattttatatatgtgtgcgcaattttatgtgtatgtatttatatatatatatatattttttaagaagctATTTATCCAAAAACAAGAATTATATAGGTAGAAAAGTAAAATCACCATAATTATGTTGACgatcttttaattaactttataagcATGTAATATGCACGATAATATAACCAGTTTGTcgtaatagattttataaagtaagattttttatcattattgtgctatcagtattttatattaatctctATGTAAGTAGactataatacattaaataaactgtaaaactcaattttacaagatatttattaaaatgttaactgATATAAAACTCTTGACtacatttttgcaaatttgtgCCCTGGCAGCAAAATGTCGCGCGATATAAACTATGAAATATGAGAATTTTTCATAAGtggtaataatattttttatgtgcgaaaatgtacatgtaacttgaaaaaaataatgtattattgtaCATGCAGTGATTGCGCTTGACGCTTCTCCGTGCGAAAGAATGCATAAGATAGTTGTTCGATCGAGGTCCATATGTTCCGAATTTTATATATCCTCCGACAGAATATGATAATGTTGAAGATCGTTTGTTTGATGATCCGGCGGGCAGAGGAAAAATTCGATTAAGTTAAGCACGGGTCCTCGGCTGAAAGGGTTTAAGTATTTGCCTCTTTTGTCTCTCAAATACGAGTATCTCTTATAATTGAACATCTCGTTGGTAGTCAAATTCATACATGCGTGTAGAACCTGTTGAAGAGAAATACCGATAGAAAGTTTATACGTTGAAAcattaatagtaatttaaatgTGTCGTATCTACCGAGGTGCACGTTAGAATCCAGCCGAGTCCGCAAAAGACGAGTGCCTCTAGTACGCCGAGAACATATAAGAGTTGAATTCCCTCAATTGCGATGCAGTAACACGcgaaatataatgtaaaagagCAATTTATCGCCACGCACATAACGAACAAGAAGAACCACATTCTGAAAATAGACAGgagaatgaaaataattattatgcacTTACGCGAATCTAATTTATATCGATTATACCTGTTCCGTAGGCCAacgcaattatatataaatggacAGTGATGATCGAAATACGTAACGCATCTGTTACAAATTCTGCAATGTTTGGCCCGAAGGGGCCTGAAACATCTGCAACTGTGACACAATCGTGACAGTACGATATTCCGCTTCTTCCACTTGTCGAAGTATGGAATCTAAAACAAcgcgatataataatatgttgcaATTATTTCACAAATTGTTCACTTGATACCTGTTTTATCGCCCTGTAATAGGCATCACTGTTTTGCGGCACGTAACCGGGGTCTCTTCTGTTGGCCACAATCCACGAGATCCACATGAGAATGTTCCAGTAAATGAAGCAATAATGACTGCCTCGCAGAAGGTTCCAAGTTAACGGAATGCACTTCAACAGGTACATCGGGTATCCCCACAGCAGAACGGATATCATAAACAACAGCAATGGCCCTTTACTGTTGCCGGCTCCTCCAAACAGTAGCGCCCTTGAAAACAAGCGCGTggattctttatattaatttgatctCAAAACGATTTCATTTCTTCGGTTAGAAAAGGTAAGCACAAACCATAGCTCATTGATGGGCGGTATCCATCTGGCACGGCGTTTCTGTTCCGCCTGCAGAATACGCACAATCTCCGAGTGGCGATGACTCTTGGCGAGTTGCAGCGGTGTTTTGCCATTTTTGTCGCGCGGTTCGAGTTCAATCTTACTCTTCTCACAAAGAATTCGGACGCAGCTGACATTGCCGGACAGGCAAGCCAAATGCAGTGGTGTCGACCCGAAGTAGTCTGGCTTCTGCAGATCCACTCCGCTGTACATCAATAGCTTGATCAGCTCGACGTGCCCTTTGTATGCGGCCCAATGTAAGGCGGTATCTCCGTTTATGTCCGTTAAATGTCCCTGTGCGCCGGATCCTAGCAAGAAGGCGGCCGTCGCGAATTTGCCGAACATGCAGGCGGTCATCAGAGGCGTCAGGCCTTTAAAATCGGCCGCGTTGACCGCGACTCCCgcctgaaaaaaaagaaacacaatACAACAGAATAGACGCAAAAAATTCTTaccttggaaaatttttctacgtaccttcaataataattgtactatCGCACTGTGGCCTTTCCGACAAGCCCAGTGTATTGGTCTGGGTCCTTGTGTGCCGAGACATGGTAAATCAACGGGTCCATTCCGTTCTATCAAATATCTCATGACCTGTATGGCAGAGaagttttatgtttttaattttaagaattcagTTTTGATTACAATGTGAGTTTCTCAAAACTAACTTCAACATTGCCGTCTAAGGCAGCCCAGTGAGCAGGTGTATATCCCCATTCATCCCTCGCGCTCAGCACACTCAGTCCGTTTTTCTCAACCAGTTCCTCGACCGCCTCAATTTCCCTGCAACACGAATGATTTTTTCTGCGTTCTTCCCTCACTACATCTTTTCAAGAGTTCATCCACGCAAATGGTTTCTTTCAGTTTTATTCGAATTTATTCTCTCTGCGAAATCTCACCCAGCTCTGAGTAATTCAAAGATCTGTTTGGTCTCATCGGTAGGATTCTGGCCAGTAGTAGCTTCATCCGCATAGATGTTGTCGTCAGGACGATGCCTTTGTCGCGTGTCCTTGCTGGAGCCATGATGATTCTGGTGGCCGGATATCGGATTGTTCGGTAGATGCCCGACCATGTCGGGATCCGGGCTTAGTTCCCATACGGATCGTGCCGCACCGGGCCCTGCCACAGGGCTCACAGGATACACCTGTAAAAATACGCAATTGATCACATCaaattttaaaggaaaaaaagatctGGAAGAATTGCATAATAAGATATCACACAAGTTAAGTATTTCATACTTTCTCTATTAAGTGTCAGGAttggataaattaatatatatttttaagtaaattaagtAACATTAATAGCTTGTAAAATTAACTTTGTTAAGTTGTTGTAAAAGAAGTTGTATGAAACGAAAAACtcagttaaaagttacattaaaattaaattaatatatgaagaatcaggaaaattaaattaactcaaattaaaagtaaattttgtgagaagcattatttattttaaattgtactgttgaaattttttaaagattactttaataaaaaaaaactacaattGAGGttcatcaaataaatttaataatttatttgtaaattatatttatataaaacgccagaagaaattttttttacatttgaatgtattttacaattttttttatataaacaggTAAAAGTTTtagctttgaaaaaaattaaagtgtatattttaaactgattaaaaaaaaactcatttaaaacaaagttaatctaaaaattattaactttttaactagtaACTTAGTACCCAACccttttaattatacatcatTTGAAGAGTGTCAGCGTGATCCACGTCATCCTCGTTTACTTTGTATCTCTACTGACcccatttttaataattgatttttaatgcTCTTATTTCcaggaaataatttttttagcattaTGCACGATGCACATATCCTCATTTTTTACCTTGCACAGCGTCGCGAGTTCTGTATTTGTACGCTCGTGTTCGGAAGGCGTTCTGAAGGATGCGCCTTGCGTGGCGATCGTTCCACCCTCCGGGACGGTTAGTCACAAAGGGACATTGGGCCCAACCATGTCTTCCGGGCCTCACCTGGCAGTGCAGCTTATCCTCCAGACCTGAAACCACCGTTCGTCGGATTTCCACGACAAGCACGAGTGCAGGAGAGATATAGGCAAAAGCACTTTTCTCACGCGACACGACGTCCGCATGGAATGAGAATGCCGCCTCGGTCTTTTGCGCATTCAAATCAATAACGGGCTAATGGAAGCGCCTGCGTGCGAAGAACGCGCGAGAAATTAGGACGTCGTGTCATGGACATTTTAAACTTGACAACAAATGATGAAGGAAAATATGCGGGatagaataaaacaattaagacAAGTTTGGCGAGAAGGAGGTTAACATTTTTCGCACATTTAATCAACAGTCTTTTGGTCGATTACGAGTTTTCGATCGGTCAGAATTAATTTCTGGCTTTATTTATTCTCGAATTTTTCATTTCACTATAATCGGGTGATAAATGTGCGTTTTTCAAAGAAGTTATATGGAAGTCGATAAAACAGGTGAGAATTGGGTCCTTGTGTCTAGGTTATTAAAATTCAGTAAACATAACTTTCTCGCTCATTCTGTACTTCTAATAACTCCGAagcttaaaaaattcattaaagattattaggaaagtataatatataataggaAAAAGACGGATGGCATCGGAAAGTAACGCTCTCGATTAAAAGACCCGAAAAATCATCGGAGTTATTAGGAGCACAGAATGAGCGAGGAAATTACCGGATTTCCAGTAACCTCTTTGCCTAACATGCTTTGCTGATACTTTGGATGAAATTTTCCGGAATTTCAAACCATTTATcgtcttttatatcttttttaaacatcGCGCCAGTTACGATGGCGATATCTCTGGGTGATTCCGCGAAACTTGAGTTGCCGTAAACGTATAAAAGATGTCGTTGCTTCCACATTAACGCGCGATGCACGACCCGCGCGACAAACGATAAAGTTACTTCGCTCGGTTGTGCCTCCTTTTCACCTTGCATTGCCTTGCATAATTGCATATGAATTATAACAGTAATGCGGTCATGTTGTGCCCATGAGGACATTGTTTTCACATTGCGTTATTAGTGTTGAATCGTATTGTCGATTATTAGATCTACGTATGGGATTTACGATCAACGTGTTCACAACGCGATAAAATGGCACCTACCATACAAACTAATAGCAACCAAGCTGACAGAGATAAACGTGC
This genomic window from Monomorium pharaonis isolate MP-MQ-018 chromosome 8, ASM1337386v2, whole genome shotgun sequence contains:
- the LOC105837579 gene encoding engulfment and cell motility protein 1 — translated: MPVQKDSNIVKIAVQMTDQVPQLIEFNQKQPLAGIIQELCNGWGLSDAESYSLQFSENNNQNYITEKNRNEVKNGSILRLEFSPSKTASDILIKLNNGTAEEKVVALQKLSTLSIDMTFALEFINKKGLALIISQVEGGKYKGNALAYSLQSFVELMDHGIVSWDILETPFINKVASYVNNQSITQDTSIVEASLSILENIVLNSTGKYGQVEKEVTFPNLVMHLQCMNPQIQQNAIALINALFLKADLHKRRAVSATLQSKQVRNVFLTNVIQSTGQVGAEMAHQLYVLQTLMLSLLEQRMMTKMDPQDQDAHDKIKELRRIAFDTEGANSGDVARKQGLFAKDYKKLGFKYDINPALDFTETPPGMLALDCMVYFARNHTEAYTKVVLENSCRADEHECPFGRTSVELVKLLCEVLRIGEAPSEQGQSYHPMFFTHDHPFEEFYCVCIVLLNKTWKEMRATTEDFVKVFSVVREQITRALQCKPTGLDKFKNKLQQLPYSTITNLWQQERTNREEWESHARPIVELREQITPEILDLIQQQRLGFLVQGTRFMKYSARGQRIKDKFWYVRLSPNHKVFHYGDCDEKSMPTIDELPTKLAVVEIRGLLIGRDCPHMKDLQRRKTTHQLAFSLALDSVEVSSLDFVAPDEQVFDYWTDGINALLGNRMTSKEAENDLETLLSMDIKLRLLDAEGIDIPQDPPAIPEPPPNYDFCYELK
- the LOC105837581 gene encoding probable protein S-acyltransferase 23, encoding MVGHLPNNPISGHQNHHGSSKDTRQRHRPDDNIYADEATTGQNPTDETKQIFELLRAGEIEAVEELVEKNGLSVLSARDEWGYTPAHWAALDGNVEVMRYLIERNGPVDLPCLGTQGPRPIHWACRKGHSAIVQLLLKAGVAVNAADFKGLTPLMTACMFGKFATAAFLLGSGAQGHLTDINGDTALHWAAYKGHVELIKLLMYSGVDLQKPDYFGSTPLHLACLSGNVSCVRILCEKSKIELEPRDKNGKTPLQLAKSHRHSEIVRILQAEQKRRARWIPPINELWALLFGGAGNSKGPLLLFMISVLLWGYPMYLLKCIPLTWNLLRGSHYCFIYWNILMWISWIVANRRDPGYVPQNSDAYYRAIKQIPYFDKWKKRNIVLSRLCHSCRCFRPLRAKHCRICNRCVTYFDHHCPFIYNCVGLRNRMWFFLFVMCVAINCSFTLYFACYCIAIEGIQLLYVLGVLEALVFCGLGWILTCTSVLHACMNLTTNEMFNYKRYSYLRDKRGKYLNPFSRGPVLNLIEFFLCPPDHQTNDLQHYHILSEDI